The Acropora muricata isolate sample 2 unplaced genomic scaffold, ASM3666990v1 scaffold_754, whole genome shotgun sequence genome segment tttaattgagcctttatctttaaaataatataggtcacaatcatcaacaccttttcgtttagaaaatctgaggaaacacaattGGCCCCTTTGACTCAttccgcgaaacatacgattttagccaaattcagtggattaattctgaaaagtggctcacacttacagactctcctgcatatcacggtgtagttcaatccttcagctactaaatcgcgttgaaagttttggccgccattcggTTTGAATCGAGGGGCGAGTGGCGAatcttgccttactttgccatttcgccggcgtttcgctatcgtgaattccagaaggattgtcagaatagaaagcgagaaatcgggtaaatgccactcgataattgtccattcctatggactgcacactttcaatcactgttttccatgtggctatggttttaaccaaacgaagaaggggaagaagacggtggaacgtgatctgaactctgtccgccatgtttttgttggctttgtggaaggtagggaatccggaatccggaatgcggaattcgcaaccctttcaATGTCACCTGTTGGAGCATACTCtatagttttatactttctttactagccgaaactcgattcgcattacaataattatttcatctttaactttacaggatattgaacagaatgtgtcagaaaccttagcctgctgttcaaaagtgtcctcagcttctacctatatacctaaataagttgtcaaaacagcaaacaactaggttttgaatcgttttcagacatttatttgtcatccagtttcaacaatttcgtCTGAAACAGAGGGTTGAAAATTGCGATACTTAGCACGTCAAAGCTGACGCTCTGCCCCGCTTAGATTACACACTGAGAAATGTCTACGCGGTATATTCTAGTTTCCACAAGCACTGACTCCCCCTCCACCCCGCTCTATCTCCAGAAATTTTTTCAGTGGGACCGTTCTCAATTACTTAGGaactttcagtcattcttcaaagcggtccatataacccactggccacctaaatcgcagtttacgctactggcaaacaactaaaatggcacatacacctgcgaagtgttcctttgccaggatagcaaatattacttgtggctcctcacgtgcttaagacaatttttttctacgAATAAGTGCGTTGTCCAAGTAAAGAACCATCTAAGAAGCTGTAACCTTTCACGTACGAAGGTCACCGAATATGACCTAATTTGGAACGGGCGGGAAAGTTTAATTCTTCTCatgaataagtagaaaaaagatggtggttTGTCTTGGCAATACGCACAGCCTTGGTACAATTATACTGGTGGCCAAGTAAAACTGTCGGTATACTTATCCTGGCCataaaggaaaaaagattgcccttcacttaaaaaaaaaaaaaaaaaaaaaaaagcaattaacgagcaaatggcgtattcaagaaatccgcgagacttttgttacccttgttcttgtcaggtcaTGTAAGcattttcaattgttctgtaTTAATCcctgtccttttatttttatcaaagaactgactggacataaatagatgggaaaaaggataaaaaggaaaattcaaattttgcttcgtcttgtacgtcaagtagtcagaggactcgcgtgtcacgcaatgtttactacacaatgactattccataggcttttaagtaatttacctaacatttctaaaataaatgtatacaaataaaagaaaataaatatatacgaataaagaaacctgtacagaataataatataaaaaaaaatgtttttttcaagaacatagaattattttataaaagcttatttgtattttttcatgtctagggtttattctgtgagtgtattaaaagcaaatcaagagcctgaatatctgccaggcttgatgttctaacataacataacataatattttatgacatctaaattattgtatttaatttcaatgcaattgtgaaaatttgctttgtgtgagaaatataaaataaaactgcacttatttattaagcagatcataaacttctcagttaaagaaaccctctttatttgaaccatgtggtagattctatttttcgtagctgtgaaaacgtattgtatttatctaggctctcacccttacaaagaagatcatcaagtatcaagaataattcttaaagccctcttgcaaagttttcaagtgttccaacattgaagattttcagagttgtatcatcgaatgaacttcatgcgaaaatagccaggccactaagcgcagtttagatttttgcatgacgttaaaaaaactgtctgcctaatcacctccttgccttttgaaggcaacctcatgggagcgacttaatgtttcaattcagattgttgaactgttttccgcagcaaagaaagtttgctaaaaacctacagtatataagagctgagacagcactggagtaagggcgcagcggcacgagggaaaggcggcgttccctatcacatgctaatgcttgttcagtcacccccgttaactttgtgagcctgaattactttcaaaagcGATTAGTTCTAAGTTCCGGATAAGTCGTTCTCGGgctattcaaagacattcacaagtcgatttcttagagtgcaaagaagagacaacttaaaggtaatattattattaggccaagatggttcgtttctcactgagcccgaaaatcacacttaggaagaaaaaagagcaaaagactAGGAAAAAAGGgagagcaaggaaaataatgtaagcttaaaatgacgtattgatacttcacattgcactgttcagctgttcttgatttatagtttattagtttcagatatctcctcttaagaagtaaaatctttagtttgagacatctttcaacaggagCGACGGTTTGGATAAGGAATCCCCCTAGTGCCTAGAGcaggctaagaagacttcaaagacttcgtgcttaatattctataattaaaacaaaagaaaaagagatacaaaaacatattgcaaatgccaaatgattttccagaaataacaaaaggaaaagggttgcgaattccgcattcggaattccggattccagattcttcaccttccacaaaccctacaaaaacatggcggacgtaaataagcttacgttcactgccttctctcccttcttcgtttggttagccacatggaaaacagtgattgaaagtgtgcagtccataggaatggacaattatcgagtggcatttacccgatttctcgctttctattctgacaatccttctggacttcacgatagcgaaacgccggcgaaatggcaaagtaaggcaagtttcgccactcgcccctcgaccgaaaccgaatggcggccaaaacttttaacgcgatttagtagctgaaggattgaactacaccgtgatatgcaggagagtctgtaagtgtgagccacttttcagaattaatccactgaatttggctaaaatcgtatgtttcgcggaaTGAGTCAAAGGGGCCaattgtgtttcctcagattttctaaacgaaaaggtgttgatgattgtgacctatattattttaaagataaaggctcaattaaaataactagtaaatttgaagctttggttcgcactcttttatccagagcaatcggttgaattttgacaacatttgcatatttcacaagcatctcaggcccacatgtggtgccgaaagaaaattcgtgaaaaaaaaattacagaagcgaatttctctaatctagtttcatatttgatatatgcttattaaaagaagtctacagaaaagttatgagcgaaatccattttgtgggcaaaagtcgatatgaggatcttacagagactggctcttaattgttggacggggttgatatctggatgggtgaccatttaGATAAAATACCCTACGCTGTACTCCTTAGGAAGTCAGTCTGGCGCAGTGGACAGCAATGACGCCTTCCACCTCGACTACGATGTTGTacgtggatcgagtttcagtcgatctcaacctgacctcaagggttttctccgggcattcccgtttcctccctccgcaaaattgactcctagtttaattcaatatgtgCAGGACCCCATTAacaacagtacagtgtactgatgggttatcctgggtaaatattcgaattgttattattattgttattattattattattatcatcaaatGAGGGTCTCAGTCAACACCGAGTAGTCAAAGAGCGGGCCAATGGTATCCTCAAAGAGCGACGGAGAATTTCCCATGGAAGAACACACCGTAACAGTGTCCTTTGCTATAATGGATAGAATATTGTGTTTTACACAATATCTGTATAGCAACAGTTGCTTCTATTTAGTACATGTCTTTGTACAAACGCTGCAATCTTTGCTcagttcttttaacttttgtCTTGTGAAACCAGTTCTATTTCAACTatgtgttgtgtttttttttcttttttttctgaaaacGTACCAATATTTTTCTTATATGTGCAGGCTGACTTAAGGAACCCCGCTTCCAGGTTTTCCTCCGTTGGCCTGTCCTCTAATACTCCAACGGATAATTAGAAAGCACAATCCTATAATTGCCAGCTATGAATTACATTACCATGTCCTACGAATCTCCAATGCGGAGAAAGACCTAGGTGTAATCATTTCTGACTACCTTACTCGGAACAAACAGGTTTTCGAGGCCTGCTCAAAGTCTAAAGGCACCTTAGGTTTCGTCTGGCGTAATACCAGATCGTATTAAGAACGCGACTACAAGATGATCCATCTATTTTGCACTACTAAGGTCCCACGTTAGGCCGTGTTTGCAAACAGCTTTCGGAAATCGTTGTGAATTCCCTCGTCAAATGTGTAGTGTTTGTATGTACATCCGGGATATCTCCAGCACGAGAACCCGGTGACCGGGTGGGCATAGGACGAGTGCATGTGTAAGTAGCAGTGTAAACTAGCTGTGTACTTTCGATTAGCTTCTTTGTGTTACATAAAGATATTACATTGGCGACGAAGATGCCCAACAAGGGTTTATCGCCGATGGATTTGTCGGGATCTGCTTCGCAAGTAGCTGAGAAGTGGCGGAAATGGAAGCGTGCCTTCGAATACTATGTTGAAGGCGAAGGCATCGCCATTGCTCGCGAGAGGACTTCCCAGCTCTTACATTTTGCCGGGATGGAGGTCCAAGACATCTTTGAAGATTTGCAAGATCCTGGTCCCATCCCCGAGTCAGGTGACAATGCTTTTAAAATCGCGATTCGCAAACTAGATTCATACTTTCGCGTGAAGGAAAACATACCGTACGAGCGCCACGTTTTTCGTCAATTGGCACCGAAGGAAGAGGAGACCAGTGATCAGTTTATGGTTCGCTTGAGAAACCAGGGGCGACATTGCGATTTTGGGACGAGTTTAAAAGATAATTTAAGGGATCAGTTGATAGAGAAGTTAACGGATTTTGAGCTCAAGAGAAAGCTGTTGGAGCAGAGGAATATCACACTGGAAGAGGCGTTGGATAAAGCCCGTGCGTGGGAAGCGGCCGGTCGCCAGACATCAAACATGACAACAAGCCCTCCGCTGGCCGACGGGAATAGTATCAATGTGGTTAAGGAGCGGCAGCGAATGACGAATGACGAGAGGAGAAAGTGTTACAATTGTGGAAGATAGGGGCATCTGGCCACAGATAGGAACTGTCCTGCGAGAGGAAAGAAGTGTGCAAAGTGTGGAAGGTATGGACATTTTGCTTTGTGTTGTCGTGGTGAGAGGGACAGTGATGTGATTAGGGGGAGAGCGAGCAAGCAACGAAGGAATTCTGGTGGATGACCACGTTACGTAGCTAATTTTGTGGGGAATGAAGAGGAATCGGAGAGCAATGAGGATTGTGTCTTTGCA includes the following:
- the LOC136907857 gene encoding uncharacterized protein produces the protein MPNKGLSPMDLSGSASQVAEKWRKWKRAFEYYVEGEGIAIARERTSQLLHFAGMEVQDIFEDLQDPGPIPESGDNAFKIAIRKLDSYFRVKENIPYERHVFRQLAPKEEETSDQFMVRLRNQGRHCDFGTSLKDNLRDQLIEKLTDFELKRKLLEQRNITLEEALDKARAWEAAGRQTSNMTTSPPLADGNSINVVKERQRMTNDERRKCYNCGR